In one Sphingomonas hankookensis genomic region, the following are encoded:
- the recR gene encoding recombination mediator RecR, with the protein MASPEIDALTQALSRLPGLGPRSARRAVLHLVKKRETALDPLLTALDRVARNLATCSTCGNVDTTDPCGICTDPRRDDRSLCVVEEVADLWALDRARLFPGRFHVLGGRLSALEGVRPDDLAIDSLVGRVAAGGIDEVVLAMNATLEGQTTAHYIAERIEKYPVRLTQLAHGLPVGGELDYLDEGTLAQALRARRPVA; encoded by the coding sequence ATGGCCTCTCCCGAAATCGACGCGCTGACGCAGGCGCTCTCCCGCCTCCCCGGTCTAGGGCCCCGTTCGGCGCGCCGCGCGGTGCTGCATCTGGTCAAAAAGCGGGAGACGGCGCTCGACCCGCTGCTGACCGCGCTCGACCGGGTGGCGCGCAATCTGGCGACCTGTTCGACCTGCGGCAATGTCGACACGACCGACCCGTGCGGCATCTGCACCGACCCGCGCCGCGATGACCGGTCGCTGTGCGTGGTGGAGGAGGTCGCCGACCTTTGGGCGCTCGACCGCGCGCGACTGTTCCCCGGCCGCTTTCATGTGCTGGGCGGTCGGCTGTCGGCACTGGAAGGCGTCCGTCCCGACGATCTCGCCATCGATTCGCTGGTCGGCCGCGTCGCGGCGGGCGGGATCGACGAAGTCGTCCTCGCGATGAACGCCACGCTGGAGGGGCAGACCACGGCCCATTACATCGCCGAGCGGATCGAGAAATATCCGGTCCGCCTGACCCAGCTCGCCCATGGCCTGCCGGTCGGCGGCGAACTCGACTATCTCGACGAAGGCACGCTGGCACAGGCGCTCCGCGCACGACGCCCGGTCGCTTGA
- the fmt gene encoding methionyl-tRNA formyltransferase encodes MRIIFMGTPEFAVPILQALVDAGHDVVASYSQPPRRAGRGKALTPSPVHKLAESLGIAVRVPESLRDPAVQAEFAALNADVAVVAAYGLLLPRAVLDAPRLGCLNVHGSLLPRWRGAAPIQRAILAGDAETGVGIMQMAAGMDTGPVRLEGRTPVAGKTAGELAIELSAMGARLMLEVLADPDAYPPVEQASEGVTHAAKIDKAEARLRFDGNAVDAERQVRAFNPAPGAFLEVQGERIKILSARVVPDGGGEPGTVIGDRLEIACADGVLVPVLVQRAGRGVTSADEMLRGFAIPKGTRVA; translated from the coding sequence ATGCGGATCATCTTCATGGGCACGCCCGAATTTGCGGTGCCAATCCTTCAGGCGCTGGTCGATGCGGGGCATGACGTCGTCGCTTCGTACAGCCAGCCGCCGCGTCGTGCGGGGCGGGGCAAGGCGCTGACCCCCTCCCCGGTTCACAAACTGGCCGAATCGCTGGGGATCGCGGTGCGGGTGCCGGAGTCGTTGCGCGATCCGGCGGTGCAGGCCGAGTTCGCCGCGCTGAATGCCGATGTCGCGGTGGTCGCTGCCTATGGGTTGCTGTTGCCGCGTGCGGTGCTGGATGCGCCGCGTCTCGGGTGTCTGAACGTCCATGGATCGCTGCTGCCGCGCTGGCGGGGGGCGGCGCCGATCCAGCGGGCGATCCTCGCCGGCGATGCCGAAACCGGCGTCGGCATCATGCAGATGGCGGCGGGGATGGATACCGGGCCGGTGCGGCTGGAAGGGCGGACGCCGGTCGCGGGCAAGACGGCGGGCGAACTGGCGATCGAGCTGAGCGCGATGGGCGCACGGCTGATGCTGGAAGTGCTCGCCGACCCCGACGCCTATCCGCCGGTCGAACAGGCGAGCGAGGGCGTGACCCATGCCGCCAAGATCGACAAGGCCGAGGCGCGGCTGCGCTTCGACGGCAACGCGGTCGATGCCGAGCGGCAGGTGCGCGCGTTCAACCCGGCGCCCGGCGCGTTCCTCGAAGTGCAGGGCGAGCGGATCAAGATACTGTCGGCGCGGGTCGTGCCGGATGGCGGCGGCGAACCGGGAACCGTGATCGGCGACCGACTGGAGATCGCCTGTGCGGACGGCGTGTTGGTGCCGGTACTGGTGCAGCGCGCCGGGCGTGGCGTGACGTCGGCGGACGAAATGCTGCGCGGCTTTGCGATCCCGAAGGGCACGCGTGTCGCATGA
- the def gene encoding peptide deformylase, giving the protein MAILPIIEIPDPRLRLVSEPVEGVTDEVKTLIADMFDTMYDAPGIGLAAIQVAVPKRVLVIDLQDEEDDEGKPVKAPHAFVNPVIEEVSEELSTYQEGCLSIPEQYADVVRPARCRVTWLDEKGDAHDQWLDGLMATCLQHEMDHLNGVLFIDHLSRLKRDMVIKKLNKARKAA; this is encoded by the coding sequence ATGGCCATTCTTCCGATCATCGAAATCCCCGACCCGCGCCTCCGCCTCGTCTCCGAACCCGTGGAGGGCGTGACGGACGAGGTAAAGACCCTCATCGCCGACATGTTCGACACGATGTACGACGCGCCGGGCATCGGTCTTGCCGCGATCCAGGTCGCCGTGCCGAAGCGCGTGCTGGTCATCGACCTGCAGGACGAGGAGGATGACGAGGGCAAGCCGGTCAAGGCGCCGCATGCCTTCGTCAATCCGGTGATCGAGGAAGTGTCGGAAGAGCTGTCGACCTATCAGGAAGGCTGCCTGTCGATCCCCGAACAATATGCCGATGTCGTCCGTCCCGCGCGCTGCCGCGTGACGTGGCTGGACGAAAAGGGCGACGCCCATGACCAATGGCTCGACGGGTTGATGGCGACCTGTCTCCAGCATGAAATGGACCATTTGAACGGGGTACTGTTCATCGACCATCTCTCGCGGCTGAAGCGCGACATGGTCATCAAGAAGCTGAACAAGGCGCGCAAGGCGGCGTAA
- the ilvD gene encoding dihydroxy-acid dehydratase — protein MTQPFDKSRLPSRHVSVGPERAPHRSYYYAMGIAEEDIAKPFVALASAGNDSAPCNTTLDFQADAAREGVVAGGGMPRRFNTITVTDGIAMGHQGMKSSLVSREVIADSVELSVRGHCYDALVGFAGCDKSLPGMMMAMLRLNVPSIFVYGGSILPGRFEDRDVTVVDVFEAVGRYAAGTCPLHDLTALEKVACPGHGACGGQFTANTMACVGEAIGLSLPNSNMVPAPYRSREEIAIAAGKEVMELVRLNLRPRDIATRAAFINAARVVAATGGSTNAALHLPAMASEAGIDFDLFDVAEAFKSTPYVADLKPGGKYVAKDMYEAGGVYMLMKTMLANDLLDGSCMTVTGKTLGENIDEVTWNPDQKVIYDVKTPITPTGGVVGLRGTLAPDGAIVKVAGMKRLQFTGTARVFDCEEDAFAAVEARNITEGSVVVIRYEGPKGGPGMREMLSTTAALYGLGMGESVALITDGRFSGATRGFCIGHVGPEAAEGGPIALVEDGDIITIDADAGTIDLDVAPDVLADRRARWQPRVNDYQSGALWRYSTTVGPAYQGAVTHPGAKAERHVYADI, from the coding sequence ATGACCCAGCCTTTCGACAAATCGCGGCTGCCCAGCCGCCACGTCTCCGTCGGCCCCGAACGCGCGCCGCATCGCAGCTATTATTACGCGATGGGGATCGCCGAAGAGGATATCGCCAAGCCGTTCGTCGCGCTCGCCTCGGCCGGCAACGACAGCGCGCCGTGCAACACGACGCTCGATTTTCAGGCCGACGCCGCACGCGAAGGCGTGGTGGCAGGCGGCGGCATGCCGCGCCGCTTCAACACCATTACCGTGACCGACGGCATCGCCATGGGCCATCAGGGGATGAAATCCTCGCTGGTCAGCCGCGAAGTCATCGCCGATTCGGTCGAACTGTCCGTGCGCGGCCATTGCTACGACGCGCTGGTCGGCTTTGCCGGCTGCGACAAATCGCTGCCCGGCATGATGATGGCGATGCTGCGCCTGAACGTGCCGTCGATCTTCGTCTATGGCGGATCGATCCTGCCCGGCCGGTTCGAGGATCGCGACGTCACCGTCGTCGACGTGTTCGAAGCGGTCGGCCGCTACGCCGCCGGCACCTGCCCGCTGCACGACCTGACCGCCTTGGAAAAGGTCGCCTGTCCGGGCCATGGCGCCTGCGGGGGCCAGTTCACCGCCAACACCATGGCGTGCGTCGGCGAAGCCATCGGCCTGTCGCTGCCCAATTCGAACATGGTGCCCGCTCCTTATCGCAGCCGGGAGGAGATCGCGATCGCGGCCGGCAAGGAGGTGATGGAGCTGGTCCGCCTTAACCTGCGTCCGCGCGATATTGCGACGCGTGCCGCCTTCATCAATGCCGCGCGCGTCGTGGCGGCGACCGGCGGCTCGACCAACGCCGCACTCCACCTGCCGGCGATGGCGTCGGAAGCCGGGATCGACTTCGACCTGTTCGACGTCGCGGAGGCTTTCAAATCAACGCCTTACGTCGCAGACCTCAAGCCCGGCGGTAAGTATGTCGCCAAGGACATGTACGAAGCCGGCGGCGTCTACATGCTGATGAAGACGATGCTGGCGAACGATCTGCTCGACGGCAGCTGCATGACCGTCACCGGCAAGACGCTGGGCGAGAATATCGACGAAGTGACGTGGAACCCCGACCAGAAGGTCATCTACGACGTCAAGACGCCGATCACCCCGACCGGCGGCGTCGTCGGCCTACGCGGGACGCTCGCCCCCGATGGCGCGATCGTCAAAGTTGCCGGCATGAAGCGCCTGCAGTTCACCGGCACCGCCCGCGTGTTCGATTGCGAGGAGGACGCCTTCGCCGCGGTCGAGGCACGGAACATCACCGAAGGTTCGGTCGTCGTCATCCGCTATGAAGGGCCGAAGGGCGGCCCAGGCATGCGCGAGATGCTGTCGACCACCGCCGCGCTCTACGGCCTCGGCATGGGCGAAAGCGTCGCGCTGATCACCGATGGGCGCTTCTCGGGCGCTACGCGCGGCTTCTGCATCGGCCATGTCGGTCCCGAAGCGGCCGAAGGCGGCCCGATCGCGCTGGTCGAGGATGGCGACATCATCACCATCGACGCCGATGCCGGCACCATCGATCTCGACGTCGCGCCCGATGTGCTGGCCGATCGTCGCGCCCGGTGGCAGCCGCGCGTCAACGACTATCAGTCGGGCGCGCTGTGGCGCTACTCGACCACGGTCGGCCCAGCCTATCAGGGCGCGGTGACCCATCCGGGTGCCAAGGCCGAGCGGCACGTCTACGCCGATATCTGA
- the truA gene encoding tRNA pseudouridine(38-40) synthase TruA — protein sequence MTRFALTVEYDGRPFVGWQRQSEGASVQGSIERALFEVTGEQAAVHAAGRTDAGVHATGMRAHVDVAKAIDPFRLMEALNARLRPDPVAILDCEVVPDDWHARFSCMRRAYVYRITCRRAPLTHELGLAWRVPQPLDAEAMAEGAARLVGRHDFTTFRSAHCQADSPLRTLDRLAVERDGDRMRIHAAARSFLHHQVRSMVGCLAMVGQGKRTPDDLADILAARDRSALWLNAPPDGLYFVGAEYPG from the coding sequence ATGACCCGGTTCGCCCTGACGGTCGAATATGACGGACGGCCGTTCGTCGGCTGGCAGCGCCAGTCCGAAGGGGCGAGCGTGCAAGGATCGATCGAGCGCGCGCTGTTCGAGGTGACCGGCGAGCAGGCGGCGGTCCATGCCGCCGGGCGTACCGATGCCGGGGTCCATGCGACGGGGATGCGGGCGCATGTCGACGTTGCGAAGGCGATCGACCCGTTCCGGTTGATGGAGGCGCTGAACGCCCGGCTGCGGCCAGATCCGGTCGCGATCCTCGACTGCGAAGTCGTGCCCGACGACTGGCATGCACGCTTTTCCTGCATGCGGCGAGCCTATGTCTATCGCATCACGTGCCGTCGCGCGCCGCTGACCCATGAGCTGGGGCTGGCATGGCGGGTGCCGCAGCCGCTGGATGCCGAGGCGATGGCGGAAGGCGCGGCACGGTTGGTCGGGCGGCACGACTTCACCACCTTTCGCTCGGCACATTGCCAGGCGGACAGTCCGCTGCGGACGCTCGACCGGTTGGCGGTGGAGCGCGATGGCGACCGGATGCGCATCCATGCCGCCGCGCGGTCATTCCTGCATCATCAGGTCCGCTCGATGGTCGGCTGCCTTGCCATGGTGGGTCAAGGCAAGCGGACGCCGGACGATCTGGCCGATATCCTCGCGGCGCGCGACCGGTCGGCGCTGTGGCTGAACGCGCCGCCGGACGGGCTGTATTTCGTGGGGGCTGAGTACCCCGGCTGA
- a CDS encoding class I SAM-dependent RNA methyltransferase → MSLIDDDVIVRVAARGEGVTGDGVHVPLAAPGDRLLPDGSLQFGPHHAEPPCRHFPACGGCQLQHLDLASEADFVADRVRGALASQSLDAPVRPAILSAPQTRRRATLHADRRGKQVTLGFTESGSHRIVDLRECHVLLPELFAAVAPLRWLLATALKDRSRADVHLARVDQGVDVLIIGQIAEGLAAAEALTAFAQDQRLARLSIDDGMGAEARWEPEPVTVTLGGVPVPFPPGSFLQATGDGEAALIAAVDEAVAGAAIVADLFAGLGTFTLSRGVNIRTYAGEAGREAIMALKLAAARAGRPVVADHRDLFRRPLTATELDRFDAVILDPPRAGAREQAAALADSKAPVIAYVSCNPSSFARDAKTLVQAGYRIDWVQPVGQFRWSTHVELVARLVR, encoded by the coding sequence ATGTCGCTGATCGATGACGATGTGATCGTCCGCGTCGCCGCGCGGGGCGAAGGCGTGACCGGCGACGGCGTTCACGTCCCGCTCGCCGCGCCGGGCGACCGGCTGTTGCCCGACGGCTCGCTGCAATTCGGCCCGCATCATGCCGAACCGCCCTGCCGCCACTTTCCGGCGTGCGGCGGGTGCCAGCTTCAGCACCTCGACCTGGCGAGCGAGGCCGATTTCGTCGCCGACCGCGTGCGCGGGGCGCTGGCATCGCAATCGCTCGACGCCCCCGTCCGGCCGGCGATCCTGTCGGCACCGCAAACCCGCCGCCGCGCGACGCTCCATGCCGACCGGCGCGGCAAGCAGGTGACGCTCGGCTTCACCGAAAGTGGCAGTCACCGCATCGTTGATCTGCGCGAATGCCATGTCCTGCTGCCCGAACTCTTCGCCGCCGTAGCCCCGCTGCGCTGGCTGCTGGCGACCGCGCTCAAGGACCGGTCGCGCGCCGATGTTCATCTCGCGCGGGTGGATCAGGGCGTCGACGTCCTCATCATCGGCCAGATTGCCGAAGGGCTGGCCGCCGCCGAAGCGCTGACCGCCTTTGCACAGGACCAGCGGCTCGCCCGGCTGTCGATCGACGACGGCATGGGTGCGGAGGCGCGGTGGGAGCCGGAACCGGTCACGGTGACGCTGGGCGGCGTGCCGGTGCCGTTCCCGCCGGGCAGTTTCCTGCAGGCGACCGGCGATGGCGAGGCCGCGCTGATCGCGGCGGTCGACGAAGCGGTTGCCGGCGCGGCCATCGTCGCCGACCTGTTCGCCGGGCTAGGCACCTTCACCCTGTCGCGTGGTGTCAACATCCGCACCTATGCGGGGGAGGCGGGAAGGGAGGCTATCATGGCGCTGAAGCTCGCCGCCGCCCGCGCGGGCCGCCCGGTCGTCGCCGACCATCGCGACCTGTTCCGCCGCCCGCTGACCGCCACCGAACTCGACCGGTTCGACGCGGTGATCCTCGACCCGCCGCGCGCCGGCGCCCGCGAACAGGCGGCGGCACTGGCCGATAGCAAGGCGCCGGTCATCGCCTATGTTTCGTGCAATCCCAGCAGCTTCGCGCGTGATGCTAAGACGTTGGTACAAGCCGGCTACCGCATCGACTGGGTCCAGCCGGTCGGGCAGTTCCGCTGGTCGACCCATGTCGAACTGGTCGCGCGACTGGTCCGCTGA
- a CDS encoding 4-(cytidine 5'-diphospho)-2-C-methyl-D-erythritol kinase: MIVEPAPAKLNLALHVRARRDDGYHELETLFVFVRDGDSVRLTPAERDGFAIIGPFASGLSGEGDNLVTRTRDAFRGTFGAGDPLSIVLDKHLPVASGIGGGSADAAATLRGMAQLAGVSPDDPALMAIAADLGSDVPACLAGRTMIGRGRGEQLTPIKVPPLPVLLVNPGVAVSTAAVFAGWDRIDRGALPNGDALTIALAGRNDLEPPARALAPAIDTVLDMLGAAPGVRLVRMSGSGATCFALFDREEDCATAATTIRAAQPGWWCLETALT, encoded by the coding sequence ATGATCGTCGAACCCGCACCCGCCAAGCTGAACCTCGCCCTGCACGTCCGCGCCCGGCGGGACGATGGCTATCACGAACTGGAGACGCTGTTCGTGTTCGTCCGCGACGGCGACAGCGTCCGCCTGACCCCGGCGGAGCGTGACGGTTTCGCGATCATCGGCCCGTTCGCCAGCGGGTTGAGCGGGGAGGGCGATAATCTCGTCACCCGCACCCGCGATGCCTTTCGCGGCACGTTCGGCGCGGGCGACCCGCTGTCGATCGTCCTCGACAAGCATCTGCCGGTGGCATCGGGCATCGGTGGCGGATCGGCCGACGCCGCCGCGACGCTGCGCGGCATGGCCCAGCTTGCCGGCGTGTCCCCGGACGATCCGGCGCTGATGGCCATCGCCGCCGACCTCGGATCGGACGTTCCCGCCTGTCTCGCCGGACGGACCATGATCGGGCGCGGGCGTGGCGAACAGCTGACGCCGATCAAGGTGCCGCCGCTGCCGGTATTGCTCGTCAATCCGGGCGTAGCGGTATCGACCGCAGCCGTTTTTGCAGGCTGGGATCGGATCGATCGCGGCGCCCTGCCGAACGGAGACGCACTGACCATCGCGCTGGCCGGACGCAACGATCTCGAACCGCCCGCCCGCGCGCTGGCCCCGGCGATCGACACGGTGCTCGATATGCTGGGCGCCGCGCCGGGCGTTCGGCTGGTGCGCATGTCGGGATCGGGGGCGACCTGCTTCGCACTGTTCGACCGGGAGGAGGATTGCGCGACCGCCGCCACCACCATCCGCGCCGCGCAGCCCGGCTGGTGGTGTCTCGAAACGGCACTCACGTGA
- a CDS encoding NAD(P)H-hydrate dehydratase: MSLFPTDAPILRSADMRAAEDAAFASGIAQDALMDRAGLAVAREVRRLALGRSVLVLAGGGNNGGDAFVCARYLRQWGIDVAVAALPGHTEGAAARMRAAWGDAITDLTEATPRPVVVDGLFGIGLSRPLAPDLAGQLARLTRDTFVIAIDLPSGIDADAGQSFDGAAHADCTIALGALKPAHVTGPDAARMGHVLLADLGITLPDAARTIARPVIAPPARDAHKYSRGLVTVLAGAMPGAARLAAHAALTAGAGYVILAGDDAGIGGPDALVRRPLDDPHSLLADERLAAVLVGPGLGRGDAAGRLIDAALACVAPLVIDGDAISLLGEAGVERIATRSAPTFLTPHGGEFDRMFGNGNGNKIDRTAQAALQARATIVHKGPDTVIASPDGTVTVSPHALSWLSTAGTGDVLAGILAARLRSGGDRAAAEAVWLHSRAARLAGPAFVADTLVDHLGQAIAECR; the protein is encoded by the coding sequence ATGAGCCTGTTTCCGACGGACGCGCCGATCCTGCGAAGCGCCGACATGCGCGCGGCGGAGGATGCCGCCTTCGCGTCCGGCATCGCCCAGGACGCCTTGATGGACCGCGCAGGGCTGGCCGTGGCGCGCGAAGTACGCCGACTGGCGCTGGGACGTTCTGTTCTGGTGCTCGCGGGCGGCGGTAACAATGGCGGTGATGCCTTTGTTTGTGCACGCTATTTGCGGCAATGGGGTATCGATGTCGCGGTCGCTGCCTTGCCCGGTCACACGGAAGGCGCCGCGGCCCGGATGCGTGCCGCATGGGGTGATGCCATCACGGATTTGACCGAGGCAACGCCGCGTCCGGTTGTCGTGGACGGGCTGTTCGGCATCGGTCTGTCGCGCCCCCTGGCTCCCGACCTCGCCGGACAGCTGGCACGGCTGACTCGCGACACCTTCGTCATCGCGATCGATCTGCCGAGCGGGATCGATGCCGATGCGGGCCAGTCGTTCGACGGCGCGGCTCATGCCGATTGCACCATCGCGTTGGGCGCACTGAAGCCGGCGCACGTCACTGGCCCGGATGCCGCACGCATGGGCCACGTCCTGCTCGCCGATCTCGGTATCACGCTTCCCGACGCAGCGCGCACCATCGCCCGACCGGTCATCGCTCCGCCGGCGCGGGATGCCCATAAATACAGTCGGGGACTGGTGACGGTGCTGGCCGGGGCCATGCCGGGCGCGGCGCGGCTGGCGGCCCATGCCGCGCTGACGGCGGGGGCGGGTTATGTCATCCTTGCCGGCGACGATGCAGGGATCGGCGGGCCGGATGCACTGGTCCGCCGGCCGCTGGACGATCCGCACAGCCTGCTGGCCGACGAACGACTGGCCGCGGTGCTGGTCGGCCCCGGGCTGGGGCGGGGCGATGCTGCCGGTCGGCTGATCGACGCAGCGCTCGCCTGCGTCGCGCCGCTGGTCATCGATGGCGATGCCATCTCGCTGCTGGGCGAAGCAGGCGTCGAGCGCATCGCCACCCGATCCGCACCGACCTTCCTGACCCCGCATGGCGGCGAGTTCGACCGCATGTTCGGCAACGGTAACGGCAACAAGATCGACCGGACGGCCCAAGCTGCGCTACAGGCGCGCGCCACCATCGTCCACAAAGGCCCCGATACCGTGATCGCTTCCCCCGACGGCACCGTCACCGTCTCTCCGCATGCGCTGTCCTGGCTGTCGACTGCCGGCACAGGCGACGTGCTTGCCGGCATCCTCGCCGCGCGGCTGCGGTCCGGCGGCGATCGGGCGGCGGCGGAGGCGGTGTGGCTGCACAGTCGCGCCGCGCGGCTCGCCGGTCCGGCGTTCGTAGCGGACACGCTGGTCGACCATCTCGGACAGGCGATCGCCGAATGTCGCTGA
- a CDS encoding N-formylglutamate amidohydrolase, with the protein MTAADILPGTGTDLLLLCDHASAWVPDDIAIPPHLLSLHVGVDIGAGPLTRALSARLDAPAILGTVSRLVIDLHRQSDHPGLIPEVSDGHAIRANVGADRADRIARFHAPYHRAIRDQVRRDRPRLIVAIHSFTPQLETGGGPRPWEAGILYGRDDRAARIAIDYLRAQGIPTGDQEPYSGRILNATLDRHAEGQGIPSLSVEVRNDLIADPAGVARWCAILADMIAAVRNGLALERASAQ; encoded by the coding sequence ATGACCGCTGCCGACATCCTGCCCGGAACCGGTACCGACCTGCTGTTGCTATGCGACCACGCCTCGGCCTGGGTGCCCGACGACATCGCCATTCCGCCGCACCTGCTGTCGCTCCATGTCGGCGTCGATATCGGCGCCGGACCGCTCACCCGGGCCCTGTCCGCCCGCCTTGATGCCCCGGCGATCCTCGGCACCGTCTCGCGGCTGGTGATCGACCTGCATCGGCAGAGCGATCATCCCGGCCTGATCCCCGAGGTCTCCGACGGCCACGCGATCCGCGCGAATGTCGGGGCGGACCGCGCCGATCGCATCGCCCGCTTCCACGCCCCCTATCACCGCGCGATCCGTGACCAGGTTCGCCGCGACCGCCCGCGCCTGATCGTCGCGATCCACAGCTTCACGCCGCAACTGGAAACCGGTGGCGGTCCGCGTCCATGGGAAGCCGGCATCCTCTACGGCCGCGACGACCGCGCCGCGCGCATCGCCATCGACTATCTCCGCGCCCAGGGCATCCCGACCGGCGATCAGGAACCCTATTCGGGCCGCATCCTGAACGCCACGCTCGACCGCCATGCCGAAGGGCAGGGCATCCCGTCGCTGTCGGTCGAGGTCCGCAACGACCTGATCGCCGATCCCGCCGGTGTAGCGCGGTGGTGCGCCATCCTGGCCGACATGATCGCTGCGGTGCGCAACGGACTTGCGCTGGAGCGCGCCTCCGCGCAATAG
- a CDS encoding enoyl-CoA hydratase/isomerase family protein, translating to MIDCTSVGAVATLWIARGSARNALPIAAWQALAERVADLADSDARVVLIASREPGIFSAGADIAEFAELRANPARRKVFRESLTAAVEGVARLPMPVIAAVDGGCFGAAVALALACDLLVAGDGARFAVPPARLGILYPPADVARLVAAVGRGQAARLLYTGDAIDADEARALGLAHHRAVDALSAAQALAARIAANAPAANRGLKLALDGAPGGETRFDAAFDSVELGEGLAAFCDRRPPEF from the coding sequence ATGATCGACTGCACATCCGTCGGTGCGGTCGCGACGCTGTGGATCGCGCGGGGCAGCGCGCGCAACGCCTTGCCGATCGCAGCATGGCAGGCGCTAGCCGAACGCGTAGCCGATCTGGCGGACAGCGATGCGCGGGTCGTCCTGATCGCCTCGCGCGAACCGGGCATCTTCTCCGCCGGTGCCGACATCGCCGAATTCGCCGAACTGCGCGCGAACCCCGCGCGCCGCAAAGTCTTTCGCGAAAGCCTGACAGCGGCGGTCGAAGGCGTCGCGCGCCTGCCGATGCCGGTCATCGCAGCGGTCGACGGCGGTTGCTTCGGTGCAGCGGTCGCGCTGGCGCTGGCATGCGACCTGCTCGTAGCGGGAGATGGCGCGCGCTTCGCCGTACCACCGGCGCGGCTGGGCATCCTCTACCCGCCAGCCGATGTGGCGCGCCTCGTCGCAGCGGTCGGGCGGGGGCAGGCGGCGCGCCTGCTCTACACCGGCGACGCGATCGACGCCGACGAAGCCCGTGCCCTCGGTCTGGCGCATCACCGCGCCGTCGACGCCCTGTCCGCCGCACAGGCGCTCGCCGCCCGCATCGCCGCCAACGCCCCGGCTGCCAACCGCGGCCTCAAGCTCGCGCTTGACGGCGCTCCCGGCGGAGAAACCCGGTTCGATGCGGCGTTCGACAGCGTCGAACTGGGCGAAGGGCTGGCCGCCTTTTGCGATCGCCGACCGCCGGAGTTCTGA